GTCTGTCTCCACTCTCATGAGGAatgtaaatagcattataaatcaggATAGGTAGTAACTGTATATATATGCTTAATGAAATAATATAATTACAAAGTTATAACATTTATCAACACAATTTTAACACTACATGACATAACAAGTCCAGTAGCTTGTCTCAAATATAGCATGAAGCAAAAATTGTTACAACTCATGTGCTGGTACCACTTttataatatttcttacgatcTTGTTGCACaaacgtgtgtgtttgtattcaGTGTGACTGTCAAAgctcaggggcctgttgcacaaaagtagaattaagacatccgggataaatgactcagctgagctcaatgaagccaaaacatgtgcgtccaggcttaattggttgcacaaagaccaaggatgagcagacacggattcattaagccaggtgaaaccaatcctggataggtgcgcgctcacggctcactcaaatagaccccgccacagatcacagattaactgatttaccatggcaactagagccgcgtacttttcaccgtcggaagcacaaatcctcatggaggcatacgaggaggtaaaagatataattaagaagaaaggcaacaccgccacagtgataaagcaaagagaaaaagcgtggcaaagtattgcagaccgcctgaatgcgtaagtagtgcacaattacacactcaccgctccgctgaaacatcacaattacaattcaaatatttaattcacatctccaaaaatgcagttgtactgtaattatgaaacggttaaatttttaattgaaatgcactgcagatatgagtgaaattgtgtaaagtaactccatcacactgtataaagctatgatacattttttgatatttttactgaaaacaagacaaaaataccaagtaattttttgcagtgtgactccattaagtgtgtgtgtgtgtgtgtgtgtagattaaacatgaacgggccaaaacggacatggcagcaggtcaaaatcaaatacaagaacattctgcagaatggtatggtccctgactaatatttaacaaagcacaagcatatattgtacccagaaggtgcctgctcacacattgtctgtactgttttagcagtgaaaaagaatacccacagacaaggcacgggtggtgggtcaccaaaggctgaccttaccccagcagaggacatggccttggagctaaataaaggcaggcccgtcttagaggggatccctggggggaaagagacgagcataggttcctcccaagatgccacccgcttcattcaaggtatgtccttccatctctacatgggatacaaccacattcatattgaatcaatttggactgtctgactttggtttacctattgccttgcagtgtctggcagcactgtgttcctgttagagccaccagcacaagcaccagacgatgctgatccagtgagtactccatcaaaggcatactgtaggcctggcatgtcttgtctactagcttcaatatgaatccgattaaatgtgatagggtgaaggccccagtgcagcagcaacagcacatgatggagacgatgatgaggaggagaccatctctctggattccagaaggcatgaggtatcatgttaagactgtgaaagtactatttactctacaatggtgaggagtcctcatcaaaatcaaaaaatctaatttcttttacaggacccagatgctatacagtgggaaaaccagcctggcaacatagtgcgtattaataaaaggacaccacatcctgccaaattccagctgcgctaattgtattgtgttcacagagctcacaagctatcagaaagttgtatggcaaccacctccggcgccaaatagaactggcagacatagacattcagtacaagaagaaaaagatggaaaatcttgcactggagtccgaaataaaaaagaggacaattaggaaactggaccttgaaataaaaaaacttgagagggaggtgagatatgccttcaatgtacactgtatgctaactgtaacacaaatgtattaatcattatttttctttcctcccccagctccaagaagatgacacagctcaaaataaaaattaggtatattctcgtaaagtcaagtgagccatgacatatgagctcttattgtgagcacacaggacggtggcatctttctaaggttttttttattttcccagcaatcagtacaaccaagtcatcgttataaggcatcgccctcttttgcccacccccccagcaccaggtgtggccactagcctatatgaaggcccaaaattgtgtgttcctttctgctctgacaatggcatgcccattcgtgcgagatgtggtggatgaagaagcacttgtgctgaggagagccttcaggcgagaaagggtcttcagggaccggttggacccactggccttccctgatgaccatctatatgaaagatacaggttttctgcagatggcatcaggtatctatgcagactactgggtcccaggattaagcaccgcactgcacggagccatgcactgagtgtggagcaaatggtttgtgtggccttgcgcttttttgctagtggagccttcctgtactcagtgggggatgcagaacagctgaacaaggccacaatttgccgcacaataaggagtgtgtgtctggctatcaaagcattagcagatgtcttcatctccttccctggccacagaagactctgtgacatcaaagaggagttctataggattgcaggtaagaggatctacaaattacaggacaactgttaacacatagtaggatactcattactttgtgtgacaggtttccccaatgtcattggtgcagtggactgcacacacataaggataaaagccccctcaggtgcccatgaggccgattttgtgaataggaaatcctttcacagcattaatgttcaggtgaacataactttttgatattgtccattgacgaacactctgcattgccagtgatgtgcattgattggtgtaatattcctcatcttatgatttcagatggtctgcaatgctgactgtgtgatcagcaatgttgtggcaaaatggcctggctcagtccatgactccagaatctttcgggcctctgaaatctatcagtgcctatcacaaggtaagccacacaacccctatttataaccatcatggctgtgtcaagaatatcactgtgtttatgaggtagtaatgatgagattttgtgttgacaggtg
This genomic interval from Salvelinus alpinus chromosome 6, SLU_Salpinus.1, whole genome shotgun sequence contains the following:
- the LOC139578494 gene encoding myb/SANT-like DNA-binding domain-containing protein 4 isoform X2 is translated as MATRAAYFSPSEAQILMEAYEEVKDIIKKKGNTATVIKQREKAWQSIADRLNALNMNGPKRTWQQVKIKYKNILQNAVKKNTHRQGTGGGSPKADLTPAEDMALELNKGRPVLEGIPGGKETSIGSSQDATRFIQVSGSTVFLLEPPAQAPDDADPGEGPSAAATAHDGDDDEEETISLDSRRHEDPDAIQWENQPGNISSQAIRKLYGNHLRRQIELADIDIQYKKKKMENLALESEIKKRTIRKLDLEIKKLEREVRYAFNVHCMLTVTQMY
- the LOC139578494 gene encoding myb/SANT-like DNA-binding domain-containing protein 4 isoform X3, producing MATRAAYFSPSEAQILMEAYEEVKDIIKKKGNTATVIKQREKAWQSIADRLNALNMNGPKRTWQQVKIKYKNILQNAVKKNTHRQGTGGGSPKADLTPAEDMALELNKGRPVLEGIPGGKETSIGSSQDATRFIQVSGSTVFLLEPPAQAPDDADPGEGPSAAATAHDGDDDEEETISLDSRRHEDPDAIQWENQPGNISSQAIRKLYGNHLRRQIELADIDIQYKKKKMENLALESEIKKRTIRKLDLEIKKLERELQEDDTAQNKN
- the LOC139578494 gene encoding putative nuclease HARBI1 isoform X1 → MKAQNCVFLSALTMACPFVRDVVDEEALVLRRAFRRERVFRDRLDPLAFPDDHLYERYRFSADGIRYLCRLLGPRIKHRTARSHALSVEQMVCVALRFFASGAFLYSVGDAEQLNKATICRTIRSVCLAIKALADVFISFPGHRRLCDIKEEFYRIAGFPNVIGAVDCTHIRIKAPSGAHEADFVNRKSFHSINVQMVCNADCVISNVVAKWPGSVHDSRIFRASEIYQCLSQGEFSGVLLGDRGYGCQPFLLTPFTDPQEAQQAYNHAHARTRARVEMTFGLLKARFHCLHKLRVSPVRACDITVACAVLHNVACLRKERAPRVPPAMDWDNPAIFPDDDSGRLLRDQYVLNYFS